In one Deltaproteobacteria bacterium genomic region, the following are encoded:
- a CDS encoding dienelactone hydrolase family protein: FYGGTRHSFTNAGADAFGMEALKYDPKADRRSWGHMKQFFEEIFETP; this comes from the coding sequence TTTTACGGCGGAACCAGACACAGCTTCACCAATGCCGGGGCCGACGCGTTCGGAATGGAAGCATTGAAATACGACCCTAAGGCGGATCGCCGATCATGGGGGCACATGAAGCAGTTTTTCGAAGAGATTTTCGAAACGCCGTGA